Genomic window (Paenibacillus sp. 37):
ACCTTGGTGTAATGGATTCGACGGCATCCTCGCTTTGTAAGGACAACAACATCCCGTTGATCGTATTTGCCATTACTGAACAAGGTAACATCAAACGTGTTGTTCTGGGCGAACGCATCGGAACAATCGTTAAAGGGAGTGTAGATTAATGCCACAAGCGGTTAAACAACATGCCGAAGAGCGTATGGAAAAAGCAATTCAAGCATTGCGTCGTGACCTGGCTACTTTGCGTGCAGGCCGCGCAACTCCAACTCTTCTGGACCGAATTCAGGTAGAGTATTATGGAGCAATGACGCCATTGAATCAACTCGCTAATATCAGTACTCCGGATTCCCGTACACTGATGATTCAGCCTTGGGACAAATCCTCCATGGGTGACATCGAGCGTGCCATCATGAAATCGGATCTGGGTCTTACTCCAGCCAATGATGGCAGCATGATCCGTTTGTCTATTCCGGCATTGACGGAAGAACGTAGAGCGGAACTTGTTAAGCTGACCAAGAAGTTCGGTGAAGAAGGTAAAGTAGCGATTCGTAACATTCGCCGTGATGCGAATGATGACATCAAGAAAATGGAAAAGTCAGATATTTCCGAGGATGAATCCCGGAGACATCAGGATGATATCCAAAAATCGACCGACAAGTTTATTGCTGAAGTCGATAAGGTACTCGCTGCCAAAGAAAAAGAAATTATGGAAGTGTAAGACAAGCGCAGCCCCTCCAATACGGTGGGGTTTTGTCTCTTTTTCCAAGCTTCAGATAAAGAAACTTCAGGGATTTTGGAGGAACAGGAATGATCAAACGGGTTCGGTCGTGGTGGAATGGGGCTGACAAGCAGGAAACGCTGACTATATCCGAGGACAATATCCCGCAGCACGTCGCCATCATCATGGACGGCAATGGACGATGGGCCAAACGTTTGGGACTCCCGCGTATAGCCGGGCACCAAAATGGCATGAAGGCGGTCAAACGTGCGACCATCGCGGCGGATGAACTGGGCATCAAATATCTGACGATGTACGCTTTTTCGACAGAAAACTGGACGCGTCCAAAAGAAGAAGTGGATTTTCTGATGCGACTTCCGCAAGAATTTCTGGCTATAGAGCTGGATGAACTTATAGAAAAAAATGTGCGCATTCGCATGATGGGGCAAGAGGAACATTTACCTTCTCATACCATCAATGCCTTGCGGGAAGCCATTCGTCTTACGGAACATAATACAGGTCTCGTTTTGAACTTTGCAATGAACTATGGAAGTCGTCGTGAAATGACGGACTGTGTTAAACAGATCGCTCTGCAGGTGAAATCGGGGGAACTATCGGCAGAGGACATAACACCTGAACTCATTGATAGACATATGCTGACGGTTGACATGCCTGATCCGGATCTGCTGATCCGGACGAGCGGAGAGTTGAGATTAAGCAACTTTATGCTTTGGCAGCTTGCATATAGTGAATTATGGTTTACGGATATATACTGGCCCGAATTTGGCAAAAAGCATTTGCTTGAAGCAGTAGCCGAATATCAGCGCAGAACAAGGCGTTACGGCGGTTTGAAATAGATGGAGGATGAAGCCGTTGAAACAGCGATTAACGACAGGAATCATAGCAGGTGTGTTGTTTTTAGGTTTTTGCATGCTGGGCGGACCCTGGTACCATGGTTTGGTATTGCTTATGGCTCTCATCGGTTATTATGAATTTGTTAAAATGACCGGGGTGATGCCTTTTTCAGGTGTGGCCCTGATTGGATATGCTGGTGTTTTTGCCATTGTGTTTCCTTGGGAAATGCTGTGGGAGGCAAGACCGCTATCCTTATTTCAGGTCATCTGGATAGTAATGCTTGTACTGATGACAGCTTCGGTTGTTACTAAAAATAAGGTTCCCGTGAATACAGTGGCCATGCTTTTCCTCGGCGTGTTGTATATAGGGATCGGTTTCTATTACATTGCAGAATCCAGACATCTGCTTCATGGGTTGTTCTGGACGTTCCTGTTGCTGGGTTCCATATGGGCCAGTGATGCAGGAGCTTATTTTGTAGGGAAATTCATTGGTAAAAACAAACTGTGGCCTTCCATCAGTCCAAACAAGACTATAGAGGGCGCACTGGGTGGCATCGTAATTGCAATTGTTACTTCTGTTATTTTTGCATTAGTATCAGATGGTTTGCTTTCCTGGCAGAGAGCGATTGTAATCGGAATTGCCTGTGCAGTTGTAGGTCAGATGGGTGACTTGATCCAGTCTGCATACAAACGTGTATATAATATCAAGGATTCAGGCAGTCTTCTCCCTGGGCATGGAGGCATTCTTGATCGGTGCGACAGCTGGATTGTTGTTTTTCCATTCGTACATATACTAATGCTACTGCCCTACTAAAGAAGAACATGAGTCTGAGATAACAGCATTGTTCGCCGTAGGCATTGGATAATTAAAGATGAGGTGCAGCATGAAAAAAATTGCGATTCTCGGGTCAACCGGTTCCATTGGAACCCAGACACTGGATGTAGTTGACATGCATCCAGAACTCTTTCAAGTGGAGGGACTGGCTGCCGGAGGCAATACAGACCTGCTGATCGAACAAACCAAACGTTACCGGCCGAAGAAGGTATCGGTGGGGTCTAAAGAACTGGCGGAGAAGGTAGCTCCACATTTGCCAGCAGGAACGCAACTATTTTATGGCAACGAAGGACTCGTAGAAGTTGCGGCAGGAACCGATGCACATACGGTTGTTACAGCGGTGGTGGGCAGTGTCGGATTGGAGTCAACGCTTGCTGCCATAGACGCAGGCAAACAGATCGGACTGGCCAACAAGGAGACATTGATTACAGCCGGGCATATCGTCACGACAAGAGCGGCTGCCAAAGGAGTCTCTTTACTGCCCGTTGATAGTGAGCACTCTGCCATATTCCAATGCTTAAATGGTGAAAACAGAGAACGCCTGACAGGCATCACGCTCACCGCTTCAGGTGGATCATTCCGTGATCTTACCCGTGAACAGTTGAAGAACGTGACTATAGAGGATGCGCTTAAACATCCGAATTGGTCAATGGGCTCCAAAATCACGATAGACTCGGCAACGATGGTTAACAAGGGACTTGAGGTCATTGAAGCACATTGGTTATTTGGTCTTCGATATGATCAGATTAATGTATTGCTTCACCCGGAGAGTGTTATTCATTCATATGTGGAATTTGATGACACAAGCATCATCGCACAACTGGGGAATCCGGATATGCGAGTTCCAATTCAATATGCACTGACTTACCCTGACCGCTTGCCATCACCGGCACAGCGTCTGTCTCTTGCTCAAGCTGGGAAATTACATTTCCGTGAGATGGATATGGAACGGTTCCCGTGTTTAAGAATGGCGTATGAGTGTGGTAAAATGGGAGGAACCGCAACAACGGCGTTTAATGCAGCCAACGAGGTTGCTGTAGCCCGTTTCTTGCGTAAAGAGATTTCATTCCTTAAAATAGAAGATATTATTGCTTCTGTGCTGGAAGCACACCACAATGTGGACGAGCCTGATCTGCAGGAGATCGCACGTTGTGATCAGGAGAGCCGTAAGCTTGCGGCCAGTCTGTAATCTCTTTTTTCATAACAAATTGGAAGAAGTGATTCTCTTGTGCGGCATCAGAGAATAATGATAATCTAGAGGGACAGACTGCGGTATGTGCCGTGAAGGAGGATGGATAGGGATTGGAAACCATACAAGTGGTATTTCTAACGGTGCTCATGTTCTTTGTCATCGTGACGGTTCATGAATGGGGGCATTATTATTTTGCCAAACGCGCCGGTATTCTTGTACGGGAGTTTGCGATCGGTTTTGGTCCCAAATTGTTCTCATATAAAAGAAACGAGACCCAGTTTACATTGCGTTTGTTGCCTTTTGGTGGATATGCACGGATGGCAGGGGAAGATCCGGAACTGGTAGAGATCCAGGAAGGACAGACCATTGCGGTAAGATCAGCGGATGACCAGGTGAAGATGATCTATCTGGACCAGCTGGATAACCGTAAAAATGTAATACGTGGTGAAGTCATCTCCATTGATATGGAGAGAGCGTTGAAGCTTCAACTCGATGTAGATGGAGAGATTCAGGAGTATCGTATACATCCCCAAGCGATGTTGGTTAGTCGTGGTAAACAAACGCAGATTGCACCGAAAGATCGTCAATTCGGCAGCAAAACCGTTGGACAGCGTGCATTAGCTATTTTTGCGGGCCCACTCATGAACTTTATCTTGGCCTTTGTGCTGTTTGCTGTATATGCGCAGATGGCAGGAGTTCCGGTGGAAAACCCGAAGAATCTTGAAATTGGTGAAGTGCTTGAAGGTGGGGCAGCTGATCAGGCGAACCTGCAAAAGGGCGATATTATCGAAACCATCAATGGTACTGCAATTGGTACGGATTCACAAAAAATGGTGTCCATGATTGCCGATTCCAAAGACAAGCCGATGGAATGGACGCTGCGCCGGGGTTCGGATACGTTTAATATAACGATTACTCCACGCGCTGTAGAAGGACAAGAGGGCGGTAAAGTGGGAATCGTACCTACGTTACCAACCCGATCTGTTGGATTTGTAGAGACATTTAAAGTTTCAGGCGTGGCCATGGTTGATACAACCAAAATAATATTTGAAGGTTTTAAACATTTGATCAATCAGTTCAACATGGATGATATTGGTGGCCCAGTTCGTACATTTGAAGTGACAGGGCAAATTGCTAAACAAGGGATTGAACAGTTAACGAGATGGGCAGCAATTCTGAGTCTGTACCTTGGGATTTTTAACCTGCTACCAATACCTGCACTGGACGGCAGCCGTCTGGTATTTTTGGGAATTGAAGCGCTGCGCGGCAGACCTGTTGATCCCAATCGCGAAGGCATGGTGCATTTCATCGGATTTGCGATGTTGTTTGTGTTGATGCTGGCAGTAACTTACAATGATATATTACGTTTAATTAACGGATAATTACGGTTGGACTACGCTCTGAACATTCAGAGATAGTCGTTATGGGAGGACGCTGGAGTCTTATGTCAAAGGAAAATGATAAACAGTTCGTGACTGAAATCACACCACAGGGTGAGGATTTCTCACGCTGGTACATTGATGTTATCAAAAAAGCTGATCTCATGGACTATGCACCCGTACGCGGTTGTATTGTGTTCAAACCAGACGGTTTTGAAATCTGGGAACATATTAAGGATGAGTTGGATCGTCGTTTCCGGGAAACGGGTCATCGCAACGCATACTTCCCGATGTTCATTCCTGAGAGCTTCTTTCAAAAGGAAAAAGAGCACGTGGAAGGTTTTAACCCTGAATTACCATGGGTTACGGAAGCTGGCGGAGAGAAACTGGAAGAACGTCTGGCAATCCGTCCTACATCCGAAACGATTATTGGTCACATGTATTCCAAGTGGATTCAGTCTTATCGGGATCTTCCGGTACTGATCAACCAGTGGGCTAACGTAGTTCGTTGGGAAAAAAGAACGTTGCCTTTCCTTCGCACAAGTGAGTTCCTGTGGCAGGAAGGTCATACAGCGCATGAGACGGAAGAAGAAGCACGTGAAGAAACGATGAAAATGCTAGAGATTTATCGTGAAGTGGTTGAGGAATACTTGGCTATTCCTGTAATTGTAGGTCAGAAAACCAAGTCCGAGAAGTTTGCGGGTGCGGTGGATACGTACTCGATTGAAGCCATGATGAAGGATGGACGTGCAGTACAAGCAGGTACATCTCACTACATGGGGACGAACTTTGCAAAAGCATTTGAAATCCAGTATCTTAGCCGGAATAATGTGCTCGAGCTGGCTTACACCACTTCATGGGGAGTAAGCACACGTTTGATCGGTGCATTAATTATGGTTCACGGAGATGACCGTGGTCTCGTACTTCCTCCTAAGGTAGCACCGACACAAGTGGTCATGATTCCAATTGGACCTCCGAAAACGCGTGATGCTGTAGTTGGGCGTGCAGATGAGTTGTTCACTGAGTTGAAAAAAGCTGGAGTCCGTGTGAAAATGGATGATCGCAGCGATGTTCGCCCAGGTTGGAAGTTCAATGAATACGAGATGCGCGGTGTTCCGATTCGTCTGGAGATTGGTCCACGTGATATGGAAAATGGCGTTTGTGTACTCGTATCACGCATCACAGGTGAGAAGAAAGTGGTAGAACAAGCAAACCTGGTAGAAGAGATCCAGGCTATGCTGACACAGATCCAGGTAGATATGTTAGAG
Coding sequences:
- the frr gene encoding ribosome recycling factor; the encoded protein is MPQAVKQHAEERMEKAIQALRRDLATLRAGRATPTLLDRIQVEYYGAMTPLNQLANISTPDSRTLMIQPWDKSSMGDIERAIMKSDLGLTPANDGSMIRLSIPALTEERRAELVKLTKKFGEEGKVAIRNIRRDANDDIKKMEKSDISEDESRRHQDDIQKSTDKFIAEVDKVLAAKEKEIMEV
- the proS gene encoding proline--tRNA ligase, which codes for MSKENDKQFVTEITPQGEDFSRWYIDVIKKADLMDYAPVRGCIVFKPDGFEIWEHIKDELDRRFRETGHRNAYFPMFIPESFFQKEKEHVEGFNPELPWVTEAGGEKLEERLAIRPTSETIIGHMYSKWIQSYRDLPVLINQWANVVRWEKRTLPFLRTSEFLWQEGHTAHETEEEAREETMKMLEIYREVVEEYLAIPVIVGQKTKSEKFAGAVDTYSIEAMMKDGRAVQAGTSHYMGTNFAKAFEIQYLSRNNVLELAYTTSWGVSTRLIGALIMVHGDDRGLVLPPKVAPTQVVMIPIGPPKTRDAVVGRADELFTELKKAGVRVKMDDRSDVRPGWKFNEYEMRGVPIRLEIGPRDMENGVCVLVSRITGEKKVVEQANLVEEIQAMLTQIQVDMLERARTFMSDNFYSVDTLDEMKELMENKRGFTLAGWCGSEACEDKVREVTGATSRNIPFQPAEEKHTCLACGEKAEHTVVFARAY
- a CDS encoding 1-deoxy-D-xylulose-5-phosphate reductoisomerase, yielding MKKIAILGSTGSIGTQTLDVVDMHPELFQVEGLAAGGNTDLLIEQTKRYRPKKVSVGSKELAEKVAPHLPAGTQLFYGNEGLVEVAAGTDAHTVVTAVVGSVGLESTLAAIDAGKQIGLANKETLITAGHIVTTRAAAKGVSLLPVDSEHSAIFQCLNGENRERLTGITLTASGGSFRDLTREQLKNVTIEDALKHPNWSMGSKITIDSATMVNKGLEVIEAHWLFGLRYDQINVLLHPESVIHSYVEFDDTSIIAQLGNPDMRVPIQYALTYPDRLPSPAQRLSLAQAGKLHFREMDMERFPCLRMAYECGKMGGTATTAFNAANEVAVARFLRKEISFLKIEDIIASVLEAHHNVDEPDLQEIARCDQESRKLAASL
- a CDS encoding isoprenyl transferase; amino-acid sequence: MIKRVRSWWNGADKQETLTISEDNIPQHVAIIMDGNGRWAKRLGLPRIAGHQNGMKAVKRATIAADELGIKYLTMYAFSTENWTRPKEEVDFLMRLPQEFLAIELDELIEKNVRIRMMGQEEHLPSHTINALREAIRLTEHNTGLVLNFAMNYGSRREMTDCVKQIALQVKSGELSAEDITPELIDRHMLTVDMPDPDLLIRTSGELRLSNFMLWQLAYSELWFTDIYWPEFGKKHLLEAVAEYQRRTRRYGGLK
- a CDS encoding phosphatidate cytidylyltransferase, whose protein sequence is MKQRLTTGIIAGVLFLGFCMLGGPWYHGLVLLMALIGYYEFVKMTGVMPFSGVALIGYAGVFAIVFPWEMLWEARPLSLFQVIWIVMLVLMTASVVTKNKVPVNTVAMLFLGVLYIGIGFYYIAESRHLLHGLFWTFLLLGSIWASDAGAYFVGKFIGKNKLWPSISPNKTIEGALGGIVIAIVTSVIFALVSDGLLSWQRAIVIGIACAVVGQMGDLIQSAYKRVYNIKDSGSLLPGHGGILDRCDSWIVVFPFVHILMLLPY
- the rseP gene encoding RIP metalloprotease RseP, translated to METIQVVFLTVLMFFVIVTVHEWGHYYFAKRAGILVREFAIGFGPKLFSYKRNETQFTLRLLPFGGYARMAGEDPELVEIQEGQTIAVRSADDQVKMIYLDQLDNRKNVIRGEVISIDMERALKLQLDVDGEIQEYRIHPQAMLVSRGKQTQIAPKDRQFGSKTVGQRALAIFAGPLMNFILAFVLFAVYAQMAGVPVENPKNLEIGEVLEGGAADQANLQKGDIIETINGTAIGTDSQKMVSMIADSKDKPMEWTLRRGSDTFNITITPRAVEGQEGGKVGIVPTLPTRSVGFVETFKVSGVAMVDTTKIIFEGFKHLINQFNMDDIGGPVRTFEVTGQIAKQGIEQLTRWAAILSLYLGIFNLLPIPALDGSRLVFLGIEALRGRPVDPNREGMVHFIGFAMLFVLMLAVTYNDILRLING